A portion of the Krasilnikovia cinnamomea genome contains these proteins:
- a CDS encoding ribbon-helix-helix domain-containing protein, giving the protein MAVKKVTVTLPEELVEPLGSAAREDGVPLSRLVASAAESELRRRVGRKVVADWQAEHGAFTLEGLATARAEMAAAEMH; this is encoded by the coding sequence ATGGCGGTGAAGAAGGTGACGGTCACGCTCCCGGAGGAGTTGGTCGAGCCTCTCGGCTCGGCGGCGCGCGAGGACGGCGTTCCGTTGTCGCGGCTGGTGGCGAGCGCGGCCGAGAGCGAGCTTCGGCGACGAGTCGGCCGGAAGGTCGTGGCCGATTGGCAGGCCGAGCATGGAGCGTTCACGCTCGAGGGACTCGCGACAGCACGGGCGGAGATGGCTGCGGCGGAGATGCACTGA
- a CDS encoding beta-ketoacyl-ACP synthase 3 has protein sequence MANPLQRRAGHPGSRILSVATYRPRTEVGNETIAALIDSSDEWIRRRCGIESRRHAAPDEDLVTMAAAAANKALAGAGVDPHDVSAVLVATMSHRGRATTTAPLVADALGATAAAAMDLGAACAGFPYALATADALVRSGAAGYVVLVGAERMTDIIDERDRGTAFLFGDGAGAVVVGPAQTCGIGPVVWGSDGSRSELLRYDDAGILRMAGPEVFRWATSLIPDVAGRALDAAGISATDLAAFIPHQANLRITSVAAKALGLGPHVRVATDITTNGNTGAASIPQAMAALPDTTGPALLVGFGAGLSYAAQVVTLP, from the coding sequence ATGGCCAACCCTTTGCAGCGCCGCGCCGGTCACCCCGGGTCGCGCATCCTGAGCGTCGCCACGTACCGCCCCCGGACCGAGGTGGGCAACGAGACGATCGCCGCCCTGATCGACTCGAGCGACGAGTGGATCCGCCGCCGCTGTGGCATCGAGTCGCGCCGGCACGCCGCACCCGACGAGGACCTGGTCACGATGGCTGCGGCGGCCGCGAACAAGGCCCTTGCCGGCGCCGGCGTCGATCCGCACGACGTCTCGGCCGTCCTGGTGGCGACGATGTCCCATCGCGGCCGCGCGACCACCACAGCACCCCTGGTGGCCGATGCGCTGGGCGCCACCGCGGCTGCCGCGATGGATCTGGGAGCGGCGTGCGCCGGATTCCCGTACGCACTTGCGACCGCCGACGCGCTCGTCCGCAGTGGCGCGGCCGGCTACGTGGTCCTGGTCGGCGCCGAGCGCATGACCGACATCATCGATGAGCGCGACCGGGGCACGGCGTTCCTCTTCGGCGACGGCGCGGGCGCGGTGGTCGTCGGTCCGGCGCAGACCTGCGGCATCGGCCCGGTGGTGTGGGGCTCCGACGGCTCCCGGAGCGAGCTGTTGCGGTACGACGACGCGGGCATTCTGCGGATGGCGGGCCCTGAGGTCTTCCGCTGGGCGACCTCCCTCATTCCCGACGTGGCCGGCCGCGCGCTGGACGCGGCGGGCATCTCCGCGACCGACCTGGCGGCCTTCATCCCCCACCAGGCCAACCTGCGCATCACCTCGGTCGCGGCCAAGGCCCTGGGGCTCGGCCCGCACGTCCGGGTGGCCACGGACATCACCACCAACGGCAACACCGGCGCGGCCTCCATTCCCCAGGCAATGGCAGCCCTGCCCGATACGACGGGTCCCGCATTGCTCGTGGGCTTCGGCGCCGGCCTTTCGTACGCGGCTCAGGTCGTCACATTGCCCTGA
- a CDS encoding restriction endonuclease has product MSVPDYQSLMLPVLVAVSDGLPYRVADVRRTVASTLGLTPDDLAERIPSGQPVFDSRVNWAATYMAQAGLLRRPRRGILELTDRGRSVLAENPTRVDNVTLSRYPEFLEFKMRATGSQDEPPAASATPGGSGTDARAGAINAPTAETTPLEQLERAVKEANSAVSTELLQRIRERDPDFLERLVLRLLTAMGYGGKAGAAQHLGRSGDQGLDGVIRQDALGLERVYVQAKRYGPEQSIGRPDIQAFVGALHGAQADRGVFIATTRFTSEARDYAERVAARVVLIDGIQLAELMILHNVGVQDERTFTLRRVDEDFFDTL; this is encoded by the coding sequence GTGAGCGTGCCGGACTATCAAAGCCTCATGTTGCCCGTTCTGGTCGCGGTGAGTGACGGCCTGCCGTACCGAGTCGCAGATGTCCGTCGGACTGTCGCGTCGACGCTTGGGCTTACACCTGATGATCTCGCCGAGCGGATCCCCAGCGGACAACCGGTGTTCGACAGCCGAGTCAATTGGGCCGCGACGTACATGGCACAGGCTGGGCTACTTCGGCGGCCCCGTCGTGGGATCTTGGAGCTGACGGACCGCGGCCGCAGCGTGCTTGCGGAGAACCCCACTCGGGTGGACAACGTGACGCTGTCTCGCTATCCCGAGTTTCTTGAGTTCAAGATGCGGGCGACGGGGAGCCAAGACGAACCACCTGCAGCAAGTGCCACGCCTGGCGGTTCCGGTACGGACGCCCGTGCCGGTGCCATCAATGCCCCGACCGCCGAGACAACGCCACTGGAGCAACTCGAGCGTGCGGTAAAGGAGGCGAATTCGGCGGTTTCGACGGAGTTGTTGCAGAGAATTCGAGAGCGGGACCCCGATTTCCTGGAGCGTCTGGTGCTGCGCCTGCTCACCGCAATGGGGTACGGAGGGAAAGCCGGAGCGGCACAGCACTTGGGTCGCAGTGGCGATCAAGGACTTGACGGAGTCATCCGACAGGACGCCCTGGGACTCGAGCGGGTCTACGTGCAAGCCAAGCGCTATGGGCCGGAGCAGTCGATCGGCCGGCCGGACATCCAGGCCTTCGTGGGGGCCCTCCACGGAGCACAGGCGGACCGCGGAGTCTTCATCGCAACCACTCGCTTCACTTCGGAGGCACGGGATTACGCCGAACGCGTTGCAGCTCGCGTTGTACTGATCGACGGCATACAGCTAGCTGAACTCATGATTCTCCATAATGTCGGAGTTCAGGATGAAAGGACATTCACGCTTAGGCGGGTCGACGAAGACTTCTTCGACACCTTGTAG
- a CDS encoding nitroreductase family deazaflavin-dependent oxidoreductase codes for MSNETATALAQDRVIDITTIGRKTGEPRRIEIWFHRLEGRYYITGTPGRPRDWYANLVTHPRFTFHLKESATADLQATARPVTDQAEREKVLAGLLAPLGDFTSKPGQEVEVWVASSPLVEVTFP; via the coding sequence ATGAGCAACGAGACCGCCACGGCGCTGGCGCAGGACCGGGTCATCGACATCACCACCATCGGCCGCAAGACCGGTGAACCGCGCCGGATCGAGATCTGGTTCCACCGGCTGGAGGGTCGGTACTACATCACCGGTACACCCGGCCGTCCGCGCGACTGGTACGCCAACCTGGTCACTCACCCGCGATTCACCTTCCACCTCAAAGAGTCCGCGACGGCCGATCTGCAGGCGACTGCCCGTCCCGTCACTGACCAGGCCGAGCGAGAGAAGGTCCTCGCCGGGCTGCTCGCCCCGCTCGGCGACTTCACCAGCAAGCCGGGCCAGGAGGTCGAGGTCTGGGTGGCAAGCAGCCCTCTCGTCGAGGTCACCTTTCCCTGA
- a CDS encoding ABC transporter substrate-binding protein yields the protein MSRPQITQKGADMTIKGTSAAFAATAALLVTTACDASGHADPSASGATLTVKIGAVPTIQYGVIKLAQARGFFAEQGVRVDITNVDSGPNVVTGVVAGQYDVGWTAYAPVLLAVAAGNSGLKKVANVSLLGAKGTNSGLLVRKDSGITSFAALAGKKVATNAQRSLVTLTTQAAVAKAGGDPSTTEFVALPLGQIAKAVAERQVDAGVTAPPYQSQALKQFPELADLGDTLAEVLPPGSPTGLVFGKKDLSGDRKTAMERFQTAIKKALAYADDHQAEVKAAGAPLAGLSAEEAAALPDVTYRSEVTAAQLAPLVALMKQFGWVKNDIDLAAFVGA from the coding sequence ATGTCGCGCCCGCAGATCACCCAGAAAGGCGCCGATATGACCATAAAAGGTACTTCTGCTGCCTTCGCCGCGACCGCCGCACTGCTCGTCACGACGGCCTGCGACGCGAGCGGCCACGCGGATCCGTCGGCGTCCGGTGCGACCCTCACCGTCAAGATCGGCGCAGTGCCCACCATTCAGTACGGCGTGATCAAGCTGGCCCAGGCCCGTGGCTTCTTCGCCGAGCAGGGCGTCCGGGTCGACATCACCAACGTGGACAGTGGCCCCAACGTAGTCACCGGTGTGGTGGCCGGCCAGTACGACGTTGGCTGGACCGCGTACGCCCCGGTGCTGCTCGCCGTCGCGGCCGGCAACTCCGGCCTGAAGAAGGTGGCGAACGTCTCCCTGTTGGGCGCGAAGGGCACAAACAGTGGCCTGCTTGTCCGCAAGGACTCGGGCATCACCTCGTTCGCTGCTCTGGCTGGCAAGAAGGTCGCCACCAACGCCCAGCGCTCGTTAGTGACTCTTACTACCCAGGCGGCTGTGGCCAAGGCCGGCGGGGACCCCAGCACGACGGAATTCGTCGCGCTTCCTCTAGGCCAGATCGCCAAGGCGGTCGCGGAAAGGCAGGTGGACGCGGGCGTGACCGCGCCGCCATACCAGTCGCAGGCACTCAAGCAGTTCCCGGAGCTCGCGGACCTCGGTGACACGTTGGCCGAGGTGCTGCCGCCCGGCTCACCGACCGGGCTGGTCTTCGGCAAGAAGGACCTCAGCGGCGACCGTAAGACCGCGATGGAGCGGTTCCAGACGGCGATCAAGAAGGCGCTCGCGTACGCGGACGACCACCAGGCCGAGGTCAAGGCGGCTGGCGCGCCGCTCGCCGGCCTCAGCGCCGAGGAGGCCGCCGCCCTGCCGGACGTCACCTACCGCAGCGAGGTCACCGCAGCCCAACTCGCACCGCTGGTCGCGCTGATGAAGCAGTTCGGCTGGGTGAAGAACGACATCGACCTGGCCGCGTTCGTAGGCGCGTGA
- a CDS encoding ABC transporter permease produces the protein MFRPTALSALGLAGAAALWEATTRTGIVAETDVPTLSSTLTAFGGLLGSAMFWTATGDTLRSWALGLLVSAAIAIPLGLAVGASDRAWRFIRVPVEALRPIPPVVILPLALLVLAGGIEFKVFLIAQGALWPLLIQTSYGVRHTDAVVLDTARSYRLDWWRRIVFVRLPAALPMVVIALQIAAATAFAISLATELVGGAPGLGQLLVVASSGDDLPQVYALTLAAGVFGLLVATAFGALHRLVVAGR, from the coding sequence ATGTTTCGCCCCACCGCCCTGTCGGCACTGGGTCTCGCCGGGGCGGCCGCACTCTGGGAGGCGACCACCCGCACCGGCATCGTCGCCGAAACCGACGTGCCGACGCTGAGCAGTACGCTCACCGCGTTCGGCGGTCTGCTCGGCAGCGCGATGTTCTGGACCGCGACCGGTGACACCCTCCGCTCCTGGGCGCTGGGTCTGCTGGTCAGCGCCGCGATCGCGATCCCGCTCGGGCTCGCGGTCGGGGCGAGCGACCGGGCCTGGCGGTTCATCCGGGTCCCGGTGGAGGCGCTGCGCCCGATCCCGCCCGTCGTGATCCTCCCGCTCGCGCTGCTGGTCCTCGCCGGCGGCATCGAGTTCAAGGTCTTTCTGATCGCGCAGGGTGCGCTCTGGCCGTTGCTGATCCAGACCAGCTACGGCGTACGCCACACCGACGCCGTCGTCCTGGACACCGCCCGCAGCTACCGGCTCGACTGGTGGCGGCGGATCGTCTTCGTCCGGCTGCCGGCCGCGCTACCGATGGTGGTGATCGCGCTCCAGATCGCCGCGGCCACCGCGTTCGCCATCTCGCTGGCCACCGAGCTGGTGGGCGGCGCACCCGGCCTGGGCCAGCTTCTGGTGGTCGCCTCCAGCGGCGACGACCTGCCCCAGGTGTACGCGCTGACCCTCGCCGCGGGCGTGTTCGGTCTGCTCGTCGCGACGGCCTTCGGCGCCCTGCACCGGCTGGTGGTGGCGGGCCGGTGA
- a CDS encoding ABC transporter permease, which yields MSRLRGFLWELILPVGLLVAYQMWARQAQNPYFPTLGAIGTEFRATWIGSGFSEHVVPSLWNLCRGYLLGVFGGIAGGVLLGRVPVLRGLLAPLVSFQLTLPAVALLPIFIVAFGIGSGMQVGVITFSAFFLVLVNTTAGLRAVDATVIDIGRSYRIGPVRRLFLLLLPAAAPQIVSAARTALSVAVLVMVVSEMVGAPHGIGAVTILAQQEFQYARMWAGMVLLALLGYLLNAAFALAERATLGRLGILATGAKGRS from the coding sequence GTGAGTCGCCTCAGAGGCTTCCTGTGGGAGTTGATCCTCCCGGTCGGTCTGCTCGTCGCGTACCAGATGTGGGCGCGGCAGGCGCAGAACCCGTACTTTCCGACGCTCGGCGCGATCGGCACCGAGTTCCGGGCGACATGGATCGGTTCCGGCTTCTCCGAACACGTGGTGCCGAGCCTGTGGAACCTGTGCCGCGGCTATCTGCTGGGCGTGTTCGGGGGCATCGCCGGGGGCGTGCTGCTGGGCCGGGTGCCGGTGCTTCGCGGACTGCTCGCGCCGCTGGTCAGTTTTCAGCTCACGCTGCCGGCGGTGGCGCTGCTGCCGATCTTCATCGTGGCGTTCGGCATCGGCTCGGGCATGCAGGTCGGCGTGATCACGTTCAGCGCGTTCTTCCTGGTGCTGGTGAACACCACGGCGGGCCTGCGGGCGGTGGACGCGACCGTGATCGACATCGGGCGCTCGTACCGGATCGGTCCGGTCCGGCGGCTCTTCCTGCTGCTGCTCCCGGCGGCCGCGCCGCAGATCGTGTCGGCCGCGCGCACCGCGCTCTCGGTCGCGGTGCTGGTCATGGTGGTCAGCGAGATGGTGGGCGCGCCGCACGGCATCGGCGCCGTGACGATCCTGGCGCAGCAGGAGTTTCAGTACGCCCGGATGTGGGCCGGGATGGTGCTGCTCGCACTGCTCGGCTACCTCCTCAACGCCGCCTTCGCGCTGGCCGAGCGCGCCACCCTCGGCCGCTTGGGCATCCTCGCCACCGGAGCGAAGGGCCGATCATGA
- a CDS encoding ABC transporter ATP-binding protein, whose amino-acid sequence MSDTLLRVDGLVMRYGDHLAVGGVAFDVRTGEVVSIVGPSGAGKTTVLRVAAGLLEATGGTVTIDGEPVAGPPADVAVVFQDYSRSLLPWLTALGNVTLPLRAKGRSRGDARSAGLEALAAVGLAGVSRKRPRQLSGGMQQRVAIARALAYQPKLLLMDEPFASVDAQTRMDLEDLIRPLRDEYGVTILLVTHDIDEAVYLSDRIVVLSSAPATVLRVIDVDLPLPRSQTATKEQPAFGRLRHEVLDLVRLRPTSA is encoded by the coding sequence ATGAGCGACACGCTCCTGCGGGTCGACGGCCTCGTCATGAGGTACGGCGACCACCTGGCCGTCGGCGGGGTCGCCTTCGACGTGCGTACCGGTGAAGTGGTTTCGATCGTCGGCCCCTCGGGGGCCGGGAAGACCACCGTGCTGCGGGTCGCGGCGGGACTGCTGGAGGCCACCGGGGGCACGGTGACCATCGACGGCGAGCCGGTGGCCGGTCCACCGGCGGATGTCGCCGTGGTCTTCCAGGACTACAGCCGTTCGCTGCTGCCCTGGCTCACCGCGCTCGGTAACGTCACGCTGCCGCTGCGCGCCAAGGGCAGATCCCGGGGCGACGCTCGTTCGGCCGGGTTGGAAGCGCTGGCCGCGGTCGGCCTCGCCGGCGTGTCCCGCAAGCGCCCGCGCCAGCTCTCCGGCGGCATGCAGCAGCGGGTGGCGATCGCCCGCGCCCTCGCCTACCAGCCGAAGCTGCTGCTCATGGACGAGCCGTTCGCGAGCGTCGACGCGCAGACCCGGATGGACCTGGAAGATCTGATCCGGCCGCTGCGCGATGAGTACGGCGTGACGATCCTGCTGGTCACCCACGACATCGACGAGGCCGTGTACCTCTCCGACCGGATCGTCGTGCTGTCGTCCGCGCCGGCTACCGTGCTCCGTGTGATCGACGTGGACCTGCCGCTGCCGCGGTCGCAGACCGCCACCAAGGAGCAGCCCGCCTTCGGCCGGCTCCGCCACGAGGTCCTCGATCTCGTGCGGCTCAGGCCGACGTCCGCTTGA
- a CDS encoding phosphotransferase, which yields MNASPMPPADVDVSLDLVHRLVADQMPDLADRRLRMLAHGWDNVMVRIGDELIAPRTPPADHGEAARALAAFLAALHVPAPDHAPRNPVRGIPLAGRAARLADNLDRLGTRVDGHTVTRVFRAAAEAPAWDGAPVWLHGDLHPANILVHGGRVSAVIDFGDITAGDPATDLAVAWMLLPADEHRAFWGTYAAASQHPADGALRIRAHGWALALSVAFLAHSADNPLMAGIGRRTLNAVMADVA from the coding sequence ATGAACGCCAGCCCGATGCCGCCCGCCGACGTGGACGTCAGCCTGGACCTGGTCCACCGGCTCGTCGCCGACCAGATGCCGGATCTGGCCGACCGTCGCCTCCGGATGCTGGCGCACGGGTGGGACAACGTCATGGTGCGGATCGGGGACGAGCTCATCGCGCCTCGTACCCCGCCCGCCGACCACGGCGAGGCGGCCCGCGCCCTGGCCGCGTTTCTGGCAGCGCTGCACGTCCCCGCGCCGGACCACGCGCCACGAAACCCGGTTCGAGGCATTCCCCTGGCCGGCCGTGCCGCACGGCTCGCCGACAACCTGGACCGGCTCGGCACTCGCGTCGACGGCCACACCGTGACCCGCGTGTTCCGGGCCGCGGCCGAGGCACCCGCGTGGGACGGTGCTCCCGTCTGGTTGCACGGCGACCTGCATCCCGCGAACATCCTCGTCCACGGCGGCCGGGTCAGCGCCGTCATCGACTTCGGCGACATCACCGCCGGTGACCCGGCCACCGACCTGGCGGTCGCCTGGATGCTCCTGCCGGCCGACGAGCATCGTGCGTTCTGGGGAACCTACGCCGCGGCCAGCCAGCACCCGGCCGATGGCGCCCTGCGTATCCGCGCACATGGCTGGGCCCTTGCGCTGTCGGTCGCCTTCCTCGCGCATTCCGCCGACAACCCCCTGATGGCGGGCATCGGGCGACGCACCCTCAACGCGGTCATGGCCGACGTCGCCTGA
- a CDS encoding tetratricopeptide repeat-containing diguanylate cyclase: MDGVDIDVAQLSAALQALEEQVSVKAEVGYTTALELERQAAAVGDEMLIARARLVHANMLRRTGDVATAARQVHDIHEWALVHGDRRLQARTHLSWAYLNRLTGDTAQRLEHALSAVELLDETATPYMQVWYRCTLADALADNGDMDAARPRFRQAEALARELHQWEQLTMLLNNWAVSEYENDDFPRAREVAARMLEHAAAHGFDLEPAQLDTIGAIQIENGEYAEAEQTMLVCIARRDAGESDNADDLAEYLLNLARAQRGSGATDRAQASLDAARELCVDRELHGLLVRVHQEQAELHAARGEFAEAFAAQKVFVAAKENLRARQEQAKALTRQTLFETAEAREEAQQFREQARRDPLTGLRNRRFVDEELTALIAGDPDLTVAIADIDHFKQINDQLSHDTGDQVLVQVAKVLETELAAVAPEGFVARLGGEEFLLVLPATPVILATRHLDGIRRAISEFDWHDTTNGLPVTVSIGVAGVNETSPRSQSAALATADRNLYAAKHAGRNRVVAGTEPEPRRRAYRDRTAP; this comes from the coding sequence GTGGACGGCGTTGACATCGACGTTGCACAGCTGTCGGCTGCCCTGCAGGCGCTCGAGGAACAGGTCAGCGTGAAGGCGGAGGTGGGATACACCACCGCGTTGGAACTCGAGCGGCAGGCCGCCGCCGTCGGCGACGAGATGCTGATCGCCCGGGCCCGCCTCGTCCACGCCAACATGCTCAGGCGGACCGGGGACGTGGCGACCGCCGCGCGACAGGTCCACGACATCCACGAGTGGGCTCTCGTACACGGCGACCGCCGCCTCCAGGCCCGGACGCATCTGTCCTGGGCGTACCTCAACCGGCTGACCGGCGACACGGCTCAACGCCTGGAACACGCGTTGAGCGCGGTCGAGTTGCTCGACGAGACGGCCACGCCGTACATGCAGGTCTGGTACCGCTGCACGCTGGCCGACGCGCTGGCCGACAACGGCGACATGGACGCGGCGCGGCCGCGCTTCCGGCAGGCCGAGGCCCTGGCCCGGGAGTTGCACCAGTGGGAGCAGCTCACGATGTTGCTGAACAACTGGGCGGTTTCCGAGTACGAGAACGACGACTTCCCCCGGGCCCGAGAGGTCGCCGCCCGGATGCTGGAACACGCCGCGGCGCACGGCTTCGACCTCGAACCCGCGCAGCTGGACACGATCGGCGCCATCCAGATCGAGAACGGCGAGTACGCCGAGGCCGAGCAGACGATGCTGGTCTGCATCGCCCGGCGCGACGCCGGGGAGAGCGACAACGCCGATGATCTCGCCGAGTACCTGCTGAATCTGGCCCGCGCCCAGCGCGGTTCCGGAGCCACCGACCGGGCCCAGGCGAGCCTGGACGCCGCCCGCGAGCTGTGCGTCGACCGTGAGCTGCACGGGCTGCTGGTCCGGGTGCATCAGGAGCAGGCCGAACTCCACGCCGCCCGCGGCGAGTTCGCCGAGGCGTTCGCCGCCCAGAAGGTCTTCGTGGCCGCCAAGGAGAATCTGCGCGCCCGGCAGGAGCAGGCGAAGGCGCTGACCCGCCAGACGTTGTTCGAGACCGCCGAAGCGCGTGAGGAAGCCCAGCAGTTCCGGGAGCAGGCCCGCCGCGATCCGCTGACCGGTCTGCGCAACCGCCGCTTCGTCGACGAGGAGCTCACCGCACTCATCGCCGGGGATCCCGACCTCACGGTGGCGATCGCCGACATCGACCACTTCAAGCAGATCAACGACCAGCTCTCCCACGACACCGGGGATCAGGTGCTGGTGCAGGTCGCCAAGGTCCTGGAAACCGAACTGGCCGCTGTCGCCCCGGAGGGGTTCGTCGCGCGGCTCGGCGGGGAGGAGTTCCTGCTGGTGCTGCCCGCCACCCCGGTCATCCTGGCGACCCGGCATCTCGACGGGATCCGGCGCGCGATCAGCGAGTTCGACTGGCACGACACCACGAACGGCCTGCCCGTCACGGTCAGCATCGGCGTGGCCGGGGTGAACGAGACCTCGCCGCGCAGCCAGTCCGCCGCGCTGGCCACGGCGGATCGCAACCTCTACGCGGCAAAGCACGCCGGGCGCAACCGCGTCGTGGCCGGAACGGAACCCGAGCCGCGCCGCCGCGCCTACCGCGACCGCACCGCGCCCTGA
- a CDS encoding GGDEF domain-containing protein: MLTAALIFLIAALGSAASGRANTLKTEQSELAQRSAVGSHKMSEFFERASTIVELGGRNYSFVDYYGGDAYGDRGHLPLKAKPTDQIVERVNQDLAHMGRMYADRIGAAAFIDVSGVTNAAVIHGKPVVADKLPQNSRTAPYFQPVFGVSPGVVRQSRPYRSPTVGDWVISSGTQVLMPDHVKHAMVHFEITVEGFRRELDGGYGHLLVVDAATGAVVIDSASPQQNGQPLGDPGNHRFTPLVGQWQDAGLMKVDGRQAAYHRVPSEVGNDNHWYVVTVAPAAPGPFTGVGVLPGIVVLTAALIIVYAVIMLRKSQSALVRAANTDPLTGLRNRRRLEADLAVLLPKCTEDDPLYLTLSDLNGFKAYNDTLGHPVGDTLLARLGQRLSDAVQGRGGAYRIGGDEFCVVARASDVDSPDALIALVSQALREDHDRVPVTASHGLVVLPQETSDLIAAMSLVDRRMYQQKHAERVRAER; this comes from the coding sequence ATGCTGACGGCTGCGCTCATCTTCCTGATCGCCGCGCTCGGCAGCGCCGCCTCGGGCCGGGCGAACACGCTCAAGACCGAGCAGTCCGAACTCGCCCAGCGTTCGGCCGTCGGCTCGCACAAAATGAGCGAGTTCTTCGAACGCGCCAGCACCATCGTCGAACTCGGTGGCCGCAATTACTCATTCGTCGACTACTACGGTGGCGACGCCTATGGTGACCGCGGCCACCTGCCGCTGAAAGCCAAACCCACCGACCAGATCGTCGAGCGGGTGAATCAGGATCTGGCCCACATGGGCCGGATGTACGCCGACCGGATCGGTGCCGCCGCCTTCATCGACGTCTCCGGGGTCACCAACGCCGCGGTCATCCACGGTAAGCCGGTCGTCGCGGACAAGCTGCCGCAGAACAGCCGCACCGCGCCCTACTTCCAGCCCGTCTTCGGCGTGTCCCCGGGCGTGGTACGCCAGTCCCGGCCGTACCGCTCCCCCACCGTCGGCGACTGGGTGATCTCCAGCGGCACCCAGGTGCTCATGCCCGACCACGTCAAGCACGCGATGGTGCACTTCGAGATCACCGTCGAGGGCTTCCGCCGTGAACTGGACGGCGGGTACGGACACCTGCTCGTCGTCGACGCCGCCACCGGTGCCGTGGTGATCGACAGCGCCAGCCCGCAGCAGAACGGCCAGCCGCTCGGCGACCCGGGAAACCACCGGTTCACCCCGCTGGTGGGCCAGTGGCAGGACGCGGGCCTGATGAAGGTCGACGGTCGCCAGGCCGCGTACCACCGGGTGCCCTCGGAGGTCGGCAACGACAACCACTGGTACGTGGTCACCGTCGCCCCCGCCGCGCCGGGCCCGTTCACCGGGGTCGGCGTGCTGCCCGGCATCGTCGTACTCACCGCCGCACTGATCATCGTGTACGCGGTGATCATGCTCCGCAAGAGCCAGTCCGCACTGGTCCGCGCGGCCAACACCGACCCGCTCACCGGCCTGCGCAACCGGCGCCGCCTCGAGGCGGACCTCGCCGTACTGCTGCCCAAGTGCACCGAGGACGACCCGCTGTACCTCACGCTCAGCGACCTCAACGGCTTCAAGGCCTACAACGACACACTGGGCCACCCGGTCGGGGACACGCTGCTGGCCCGCCTCGGGCAGCGGCTGTCGGACGCGGTCCAGGGCCGTGGCGGCGCCTACCGGATCGGCGGCGACGAGTTCTGCGTGGTCGCCCGCGCCTCGGACGTCGACAGCCCCGACGCGCTGATCGCGCTCGTGAGCCAGGCGCTGCGCGAGGACCACGACCGGGTTCCGGTCACGGCGTCGCACGGTCTGGTCGTCCTGCCGCAGGAGACCAGCGACCTGATCGCCGCGATGAGCCTCGTCGACCGCCGGATGTACCAGCAGAAGCACGCCGAACGGGTGCGGGCCGAACGCTGA